In Primulina eburnea isolate SZY01 chromosome 3, ASM2296580v1, whole genome shotgun sequence, one DNA window encodes the following:
- the LOC140828075 gene encoding GRAS family protein RAM1-like: MEGMDHEEFLSLGLAVTDYKPGCEMKRKRKRMELAFHSDSSDETCEEGKIFSLLQLREQMMKIDHKVIKGPLSHHEDGKELHLIHLLLISATLINENKVASAMENLTELYHNVRLTGDSIQRVATYFADGLVARLLTRKSLFYNMIMKIPTPDEEFLAFTELYKVSPFYQFAHFTANQSILEAFEKEEDSNNRALHVIDFDVSYGFQWPSLLQSLSEKATSNSQIWIKITGFGRSLEELQETESRLVSFAKSFRNLVFEFHGLVRSPSTIKLVKPKKKKNETLAFNLVFHLNSLNSFSEISETLTYLNTIRPSIVVLVEQEGTRNTHNFLSRFVESLHYFAAIFDSLDDCLPLDSAERLRIEKNHLGKEIKSVLNHDHRLESENNCPRFEKMETWKWRMERHGFSGIKQSSVSIMQAKLLLKMRSHCCPPAYNDGENGGFRVFERDEGRIISLGWQERILITASSWCCV; encoded by the coding sequence ATGGAGGGTATGGATCATGAGGAGTTTTTGAGTCTTGGGCTTGCTGTTACGGATTATAAGCCGGGTTGCGAGATGAAGAGGAAAAGGAAGAGAATGGAACTCGCTTTTCACTCGGATTCTAGTGATGAAACCTGTGAAGAAGGTAAAATATTCTCACTCCTTCAATTGAGGGAACAAATGATGAAGATTGATCACAAGGTCATCAAAGGCCCCTTATCTCACCATGAAGATGGAAAAGAACTTCATTTGATCCACTTGCTGCTCATATCCGCCACCTTGATTAATGAAAACAAAGTTGCCTCAGCTATGGAGAACCTCACAGAATTGTATCATAATGTGCGCTTGACAGGAGATTCTATCCAAAGGGTTGCCACCTATTTTGCTGATGGCCTCGTTGCAAGGCTACTGACACGAAAATCGCTGTTTTACAACATGATAATGAAGATCCCAACTCCTGATGAAGAGTTCTTGGCATTCACAGAACTCTACAAGGTGTCACCGTTCTATCAATTTGCTCATTTTACTGCAAATCAGTCCATTCTTGAAGCCTTTGAGAAAGAGGAAGATTCAAACAATAGAGCCTTGCATGTCATCGATTTCGACGTATCATATGGATTCCAGTGGCCTTCTTTGCTACAATCTCTCTCAGAAAAGGCAACTTCCAACAGTCAAATCTGGATCAAGATAACCGGATTTGGCAGAAGCTTGGAGGAACTTCAAGAAACAGAATCAAGATTAGTGAGTTTCGCCAAAAGCTTCAGGAATTTAGTCTTCGAGTTCCATGGCTTGGTAAGATCACCAAGCACCATCAAGCTCGTGAAaccgaagaaaaagaagaacgAAACACTGGCATTCAACTTAGTATTTCATCTAAATTCATTAAACAGCTTCTCCGAGATCTCGGAGACCTTAACATACTTAAACACGATACGGCCCTCCATCGTCGTGCTTGTAGAACAAGAAGGGACCAGAAACACACACAACTTCCTATCAAGATTCGTCGAATCGCTGCATTATTTCGCAGCCATTTTCGATTCATTGGACGACTGTCTCCCGCTCGACAGCGCTGAGAGGTTAAGAATTGAGAAGAACCATCTCGGAAAAGAGATCAAAAGCGTGCTAAATCATGATCATAGATTAGAGAGTGAGAATAACTGTCCAAGATTCGAGAAGATGGAGACATGGAAATGGAGAATGGAGAGGCATGGTTTCTCGGGGATTAAGCAAAGTTCAGTCTCCATAATGCAGGCAAAATTGCTGCTGAAAATGCGAAGCCATTGTTGTCCTCCAGCATATAATGATGGAGAAAATGGGGGTTTCAGAGTTTTTGAAAGAGATGAAGGCAGAATCATATCTTTAGGGTGGCAGGAAAGGATTCTGATCACTGCCTCCTCTTGGTGCTGTGTTTGA
- the LOC140825652 gene encoding uncharacterized protein has translation MEELQSALNAHMDQMADLVEKLTSELRSGLKPAYENFLGFFHAINWKEPWLICLISIHVFLLLVTFASRKNVNFQMCLFLLALGGVYLAERLNSFLAGNWRSFAGQNYFDPHGLFLSVLWSGPLLVIAVLILVNTLFSMCHLIVRWKRAELRHRARAASNKED, from the exons ATGGAGGAGCTACAATCGGCCCTAAACGCGCATATGGATCAAATGGCAGATCTGGTGGAAAAGCTCACTTCAGAGCTCCGCTCTGGACTCAAGCCCGCGTATGAAAATTTTTTGGGTTTTTTTCATGCCATTAATTGGAAG GAACCTTGGTTGATATGTCTTATTTCCATCCATGTGTTCTTACTGCTAGTAACTTTTGCATCTAGGAAGAACGTCAACTTTCAGATGTGTTTGTTTCTTCTTGCAC TTGGAGGAGTTTATCTTGCTGAGAGGCTTAATAGTTTCTTAGCTGGAAATTGGAGAAGTTTTGCAGGGCAAAACTATTTTGATCCGCATGGACTTTTCCTCTCAGTACTTTGGTCTGGGCCACTGTTGGTGATTGCGGTCCTGATCTTG GTGAACACATTGTTTTCGATGTGCCATTTGATTGTTAGATGGAAACGAGCTGAGCTCAGACATCGTGCGAGAGCAGCTAGTAACAAAGAGGATTGA
- the LOC140825653 gene encoding LOW QUALITY PROTEIN: sucrose transport protein-like (The sequence of the model RefSeq protein was modified relative to this genomic sequence to represent the inferred CDS: inserted 1 base in 1 codon) — MEVASVHSSTGPAPVSKFILVASIAAGVQFGWALQLSLLTPYVQLLGIPHIWSAFIWLCGPVSGLLVQPIVGYYSDRCTSRFGRRRPFIASGAALVAVAIVLIGFAADLGYMAGDSLAKPSKPRAVAIFVVGFWILDVANNMLQGPCRAFLADLSCANTRKMAAANALFSFFMAVGNVLGYAAGSYSQLHKVFPFTRTTACEVYCANLKSCFFISIFLLLTLTVTALTFVSETTISAKPEDSKKGSIQVFVELFGALKNLPKSMWILMLATALNWIAWFPFLLFDTDWMGKEVYGGNVGEGRLYDLGVSAGALGLMLNSVVLGFASLGVXILARGFGKIKKLWGAVSFLLAVCLASTVLVSKLAEANRQHAADGSLLPPTAGVKAGALAIFAVLGIPLSVTFSIPFALASIFSSSSGSGQGLSLGVLNLAIVVPQMFVSVTSGPWDALFGGGNLPAFVGSAIMAVVGGVVVLAMLPSPDSNDQSDHRV, encoded by the exons ATGGAGGTTGCAAGTGTACATTCCTCAACAGGACCGGCGCCGGTGAGCAAGTTCATTCTTGTGGCGTCGATTGCCGCGGGGGTGCAGTTTGGATGGGCTCTGCAACTCTCCCTTTTGACCCCTTACGTGCAGTTGTTAGGCATACCGCACATTTGGTCCGCTTTTATTTGGCTGTGTGGACCAGTTTCCGGATTGCTGGTTCAGCCTATAGTTGGATATTACAGTGATAGATGCACCTCCAGATTTGGCCGACGCCGCCCCTTCATCGCCTCAGGAGCAGCACTTGTTGCCGTTGCCATTGTTCTTATTGGATTCGCCGCTGATCTAGGCTATATGGCCGGAGATTCTCTGGCAAAACCTTCTAAGCCAAGGGCTGTTGCTATTTTTGTCGTCGGTTTTTGGATTCTTGATGTTGCAAATAACATGTTAcag GGTCCTTGCAGGGCATTCTTGGCCGATTTATCATGCGCAAATACAAGAAAAATGGCGGCAGCAAATGCATTGTTCTCATTCTTCATGGCCGTAGGAAATGTACTCGGCTATGCCGCCGGATCATACTCGCAACTCCACAAAGTCTTCCCCTTCACCAGAACCACCGCCTGTGAAGTTTACTGCGCAAATCTCAAGAGCTGTTTCTTCATCTCCATATTCCTTTTGTTGACTCTGACCGTGACAGCACTGACCTTCGTATCCGAGACCACCATTTCAGCGAAACCAGAAGATTCCAAGAAGGGAAGCATCCAAGTTTTCGTGGAGCTATTCGGCGCACTGAAGAACTTGCCAAAATCCATGTGGATTCTAATGCTCGCCACAGCCCTGAACTGGATCGCGTGGTTCCCATTCTTGTTATTCGACACAGATTGGATGGGGAAGGAAGTGTACGGAGGAAACGTTGGAGAGGGGAGATTGTACGATCTTGGTGTCAGCGCCGGCGCATTGGGCCTGATGTTGAATTCTGTGGTCTTGGGATTCGCTTCTTTGGGGG CAATTCTTGCTCGTGGGTTTGGAAAAATCAAGAAATTGTGGGGTGCCGTCAGCTTTTTGTTGGCTGTTTGCTTGGCATCGACAGTTTTGGTCAGTAAGTTGGCCGAAGCCAATCGCCAACACGCAGCCGATGGTTCCCTTCTTCCGCCCACGGCTGGTGTCAAGGCCGGAGCTTTGGCAATCTTTGCTGTTCTCGGAATCCCTCTATCA GTAACTTTCAGCATCCCATTTGCTTTGGCATCCATATTTTCCAGTAGCTCTGGCTCCGGACAAG GGCTCTCTTTGGGGGTCCTAAATCTAGCTATAGTGGTCCCACAG ATGTTTGTGTCGGTGACGAGTGGGCCATGGGACGCTTTGTTCGGAGGAGGTAATCTGCCGGCGTTCGTGGGAAGTGCAATCATGGCGGTTGTGGGTGGAGTTGTAGTTCTAGCTATGCTTCCATCTCCGGATTCTAATGATCAATCCGACCACCGAGTTTGA